One Fibrobacter sp. UWH4 DNA window includes the following coding sequences:
- a CDS encoding addiction module antidote protein, protein MKKIDAKVSDLDVADLLKTEEDVKLFLEEALAENDPVLWQHAIGDAARSIGMAKIAASAGLNRESLYKALREDAHPRFDTIMRVLNAMGLKLCITPCAVAEKKAVYKV, encoded by the coding sequence ATGAAAAAAATTGATGCAAAGGTCTCTGATTTGGATGTCGCAGATCTTCTTAAAACAGAAGAAGACGTGAAACTCTTTTTGGAAGAAGCCCTTGCCGAAAACGACCCCGTCCTCTGGCAACATGCCATTGGAGATGCAGCCCGGTCAATCGGAATGGCAAAAATCGCCGCGTCTGCGGGACTGAATCGCGAAAGTTTGTACAAGGCGCTAAGAGAAGACGCGCATCCGAGATTCGACACCATCATGCGTGTGCTGAACGCCATGGGTTTAAAACTCTGCATAACCCCCTGTGCAGTCGCCGAGAAAAAGGCCGTGTACAAAGTTTAA
- a CDS encoding DUF1349 domain-containing protein — MKWVREPRNYSINQEGVEIVTAPHTDLWQRTYYHFRNDNAPVLQMETEEKFFSFVAKTDFSESRHRFDQCGVALYLDSENWLKASVEYENEKFQHLGSVVTNRGYSDWATTAIPADVKSMWYRLSRREDDYCIECSRDGVQFSQMRICHMLEGAGKIRFGIYACSPENSSFTARFTDMLVTECAWKAHDGQQPDA, encoded by the coding sequence ATGAAATGGGTCAGGGAACCCCGGAACTACAGCATCAATCAGGAAGGCGTCGAAATTGTGACCGCCCCGCATACAGACCTTTGGCAAAGGACCTACTATCATTTCAGAAACGATAACGCTCCGGTTCTGCAGATGGAAACAGAAGAAAAGTTCTTTTCCTTTGTCGCCAAAACCGATTTTTCCGAAAGTCGTCATCGCTTCGACCAGTGCGGGGTGGCGCTGTATCTGGATTCGGAAAATTGGCTTAAGGCGTCGGTCGAATATGAGAATGAAAAATTCCAGCACCTGGGTTCCGTCGTGACAAACCGCGGGTATTCAGACTGGGCGACGACCGCGATTCCTGCAGATGTAAAATCCATGTGGTATAGGCTCAGCAGGCGCGAAGATGACTACTGCATAGAATGTTCTCGAGACGGGGTGCAGTTTTCCCAAATGCGGATTTGCCACATGCTCGAAGGAGCCGGAAAAATTCGGTTTGGCATATATGCATGCAGCCCGGAAAATTCCAGCTTCACGGCTCGATTTACGGATATGCTGGTGACGGAATGCGCATGGAAAGCGCACGACGGCCAACAACCGGATGCGTAA
- a CDS encoding flavodoxin family protein: MNILILSGSPRKGGNTDLLVDAFVKGASQKHQVEVVSVHDHKINPCVGCNMLE, translated from the coding sequence ATGAACATTCTGATTCTTTCGGGTAGCCCGCGCAAGGGCGGCAATACGGATTTATTGGTGGATGCGTTCGTGAAGGGTGCTTCGCAAAAGCATCAGGTCGAAGTCGTCTCCGTTCACGATCACAAAATCAATCCTTGCGTCGGTTGCAATATGTTGGAATAA
- a CDS encoding TIGR03905 family TSCPD domain-containing protein, translating into MEETFKTRGVCATTIQFTRDGDKIRNIRFTGGCNGNLKAIAKLCEGMSAEDIAAKLLGNTCGGKPTSCADQLARAVLGKEAISNV; encoded by the coding sequence ATGGAAGAGACTTTCAAGACCAGAGGCGTTTGCGCGACAACAATCCAGTTTACGCGCGACGGAGACAAAATCAGGAACATCCGCTTTACGGGCGGATGCAACGGCAACCTGAAGGCAATCGCAAAGCTCTGCGAAGGCATGAGCGCCGAAGATATCGCGGCAAAGCTCCTGGGCAACACCTGCGGCGGGAAGCCCACTTCGTGCGCCGACCAGTTGGCCCGCGCCGTCCTCGGGAAAGAAGCTATTTCCAACGTTTGA
- a CDS encoding lipopolysaccharide assembly protein LapB, which yields MKKFFSLLAVFFVQLFADTPEEWIAKANGVIKQEIRASGNSIRSVYSFESLKEASTILDSALKRFPYRIDVWLGQVQLNGEMENCKAQVEYFEKIHELLKTKRDKCELKDGEKIGNADELLEKEFTIAARKHFESENDPCYEMLARQMLKFLPNSVEALNAMSVVHLLQKSDSAIVYLERAYKLNTSDCVVIHNIAEFYKRKDNKKKYEEYTMKEALMCRQK from the coding sequence ATGAAAAAGTTCTTTTCACTATTGGCTGTGTTTTTCGTACAATTGTTCGCGGATACTCCCGAAGAATGGATTGCGAAGGCGAATGGCGTGATTAAACAAGAAATTCGTGCATCAGGTAATTCCATTCGTTCTGTCTATTCCTTTGAAAGCCTTAAGGAGGCTTCGACGATACTGGATTCCGCACTCAAGAGGTTCCCTTACCGAATCGATGTCTGGCTCGGACAGGTTCAGTTGAACGGTGAAATGGAAAACTGCAAGGCGCAGGTCGAGTACTTCGAGAAAATCCATGAACTATTGAAGACGAAAAGGGACAAGTGCGAACTCAAGGACGGAGAAAAAATTGGCAATGCAGACGAACTTCTAGAAAAGGAGTTCACCATTGCCGCTAGAAAGCACTTCGAATCGGAGAATGATCCGTGCTACGAAATGCTTGCCCGCCAAATGCTCAAGTTTCTCCCCAACAGTGTAGAAGCGCTGAACGCTATGAGCGTTGTTCATTTGCTCCAAAAGAGTGACAGCGCGATAGTGTATCTAGAGCGAGCTTACAAGTTGAATACTTCTGACTGCGTTGTGATTCACAATATTGCGGAATTTTATAAACGCAAGGACAATAAGAAAAAGTACGAAGAATACACGATGAAAGAAGCGCTGATGTGCCGGCAGAAGTAG